One region of Streptomyces leeuwenhoekii genomic DNA includes:
- a CDS encoding PAS domain-containing protein: MSSRPSRGAARLAAILDALPDALVLVNANGTVVNANTIALETFETPGTALVGRGLLDLLPQFDSKLIPGSMRRPDHLDPRARTKPTRMIARRTDGTEFPVEVTSANLENGQQAYDGYGYTGDELLMLVVRDLSGTVDTEAELARSQRQTEMILRAASEGVVGTDTDGRIVLVNPAAAQILGYRAGELGGRELHTLILHSRADGSPFPYDESPLADTLRSGRKHRVRGQVVYAKNGDKVPVDLTTAPVRDGDQLVGAVMTFADRRPYEALVKERKDAEQRHAEELERVAEEHASELTALRQKHVTEVEELREKHAEELAAGEERYAALGEREKDRYEALAARHEQLLTLLGVSLRGPLEELRRELSALAADDAGQLWPEANQVLHHLSAGYSRITTLIDNVLGYQRLDTGAEGLSRTKVMLDAVVTAGVDGAVELVGPGRVQFAVHAPPIEAEVDPRLLATALAHLVADVAGVDATGNAPVSATGYMDSTVVVAAAQRGEVVRIEVRGPYAGGDPVHEPIVRGIVRAHGGVLQTHEVPGMSGSAYVLEVPIGAGAGAVAAGTGPAAEAAAPGAAPETGAESGPAGEPAEGAARPALAPPAPAAEAGGAGEQTGGGRRRARRVDAFLESDLAGPGGDADGSGVPGAEGEGGVPTGRRRRRAAEAPAPVPVPAAPLPGEVPGGTGRRRRRPSDDADAAAGQGSGVAEGAVVTAAEHAAGTAASGTGLGGTVPPQGVPAPSGRRARRPADDQHALPPALPAPSGEADPSAPDDPSRPTGRRRRALASAAERAAAQEAGPRQVFALPPAEADRPAGAAGGVRPVDAPAAPATPVAPGAGGPQVPQVPQSPRGPVPAGAEGPAAPEPSASAAAPGADIPAQARGHRPAHGTDAAGAAGAMPSGAGASGAGASGDGQAGEGRHDAVPHDQSVGHTAPQPHPVTDSTGRRRRPVAVPPGAPAPAVPPAGTQGQGVAVPAQGVPVQDTAGRGVPLAAQGGAAARATARTTGEVPGRIPAPIPGQAPEQAPGRVPGQIPAPAPASAAVPGRTPEQAAEAPSAGQAQPQGGPAPTPPNTPTAPNTPTAPTAPTTTGQAGQAGQTAGQTGQTVRQAGLPAQQSGTIAQPLPQPQAASRPPQQVPDEAVAGRPAPAAQAVPVPQPWPVAGETPVPGTPVPPDGAANAVPAHGTAAPVPPGEVPQESRGAGAAAPVPPAAPVPVPGAPLPGTAPLPPETPRPAQPLPAEAAVPVDPNSTQGRSISVRTLGQGVPFTRQAAQVQQPSATPAPHQPGGSGRRRKLGTPPDPAAARPEQGARPHPAAEQTPAQPRTPGQPQPGAPAPAGQPPRLAQASEGAGRSYAIGAPDENAAEGPEPLDGPGGAVEVADTPRPQPLDDELPPEPLDNPRRLLVWPAPDVSTQQALSDRGYRPVIVHSREEVDAQIAAFPAALFVDPLTGPITRTALQSLRQAAVAAEVPVLVTAGLGQASRDAAYGADPAVLLKALAPRDSEQHPPRVLLIEEHPEIALALTATLERRGMHVARAASDADAVALATQFRPNLVVMDLMRVHRRQAGIVDWLRANGQLNRTPLVVYTAAVDPADLPRLASGETVLFLAERSTSTEVQSRIVDLLARIGTN, translated from the coding sequence GTGAGCAGCAGGCCATCCCGAGGCGCTGCTCGCCTCGCAGCCATACTGGACGCGCTGCCCGACGCGTTGGTGCTGGTCAACGCCAACGGGACCGTCGTCAACGCGAACACCATCGCCCTGGAGACCTTCGAGACGCCGGGGACCGCGCTGGTCGGCCGCGGGCTGCTGGACCTGCTGCCCCAGTTCGACTCCAAGCTCATCCCCGGCTCCATGCGGCGGCCGGACCACCTCGACCCGCGGGCCCGGACCAAGCCGACCCGGATGATCGCCCGCCGCACCGACGGTACCGAGTTCCCCGTCGAGGTCACCAGCGCCAACCTGGAGAACGGGCAGCAGGCGTACGACGGTTACGGCTACACCGGTGACGAGCTGCTGATGCTCGTCGTCCGCGACCTGTCCGGCACCGTCGACACCGAGGCCGAGCTCGCGCGTTCGCAGCGGCAGACCGAGATGATCCTGCGGGCCGCCTCCGAGGGCGTCGTCGGCACGGACACCGACGGGCGGATCGTGCTGGTCAACCCGGCCGCCGCGCAGATACTGGGTTACCGGGCCGGTGAACTCGGCGGTCGCGAGCTGCACACCCTCATCCTGCACTCCCGCGCCGACGGCTCCCCCTTCCCGTACGACGAGTCGCCGCTCGCCGACACCCTGCGCTCCGGGCGCAAGCACCGGGTGCGCGGGCAGGTCGTTTACGCCAAGAACGGCGACAAGGTGCCGGTCGACCTGACGACCGCGCCTGTCCGCGACGGCGACCAGCTCGTCGGCGCCGTGATGACCTTCGCCGACCGGCGGCCCTACGAGGCGCTCGTGAAGGAGCGCAAGGACGCCGAGCAGCGGCACGCCGAGGAACTGGAGCGGGTCGCCGAGGAGCACGCCTCCGAGCTGACCGCGCTGCGCCAGAAGCACGTCACCGAGGTGGAGGAGCTCCGCGAGAAGCACGCGGAGGAGCTCGCCGCGGGCGAGGAGCGCTACGCCGCGCTCGGGGAGCGCGAGAAGGACCGGTACGAGGCGCTCGCCGCCCGGCACGAGCAGTTGCTCACCCTGCTCGGCGTCTCCCTGCGCGGCCCGCTGGAGGAGCTGCGGCGCGAGCTGTCCGCGCTGGCCGCGGACGACGCCGGGCAACTGTGGCCCGAGGCCAACCAGGTGCTCCACCACCTGTCGGCCGGCTACTCCCGGATCACCACGCTCATCGACAACGTCCTCGGCTACCAGCGGCTCGACACCGGTGCCGAGGGCCTGTCCCGTACGAAGGTGATGCTGGACGCCGTCGTCACCGCCGGGGTCGACGGGGCCGTCGAGCTGGTCGGGCCGGGACGGGTGCAGTTCGCCGTGCACGCCCCGCCCATCGAGGCCGAGGTCGACCCGCGGCTGCTGGCGACCGCGCTGGCGCACCTCGTCGCCGATGTGGCGGGGGTCGACGCGACCGGCAACGCGCCGGTGTCGGCGACCGGTTACATGGACAGCACCGTCGTGGTGGCGGCGGCCCAGCGCGGCGAGGTCGTACGGATCGAGGTGCGCGGGCCGTACGCCGGGGGAGACCCGGTGCACGAGCCGATCGTGCGCGGGATCGTGCGGGCCCACGGCGGTGTGCTGCAGACGCACGAGGTGCCGGGCATGAGCGGCAGCGCGTACGTGCTGGAGGTGCCGATCGGGGCCGGAGCGGGGGCCGTCGCCGCCGGGACCGGTCCCGCCGCCGAGGCCGCGGCGCCCGGGGCCGCCCCGGAGACCGGCGCGGAGTCCGGTCCGGCCGGTGAGCCCGCCGAGGGCGCGGCGCGTCCCGCCCTGGCGCCGCCCGCCCCGGCCGCCGAGGCCGGCGGTGCGGGAGAGCAGACCGGCGGCGGGCGCCGGCGGGCGCGGCGCGTCGACGCGTTCCTGGAGAGCGACCTCGCGGGCCCGGGCGGTGACGCGGACGGTTCCGGCGTCCCCGGCGCCGAGGGGGAAGGGGGCGTGCCGACCGGACGCCGCAGGAGGCGCGCGGCCGAGGCGCCCGCGCCCGTCCCGGTACCGGCCGCACCGCTGCCGGGCGAGGTGCCCGGCGGTACCGGCCGCCGTCGCCGCCGGCCGTCCGACGACGCGGACGCGGCCGCGGGGCAGGGTTCCGGCGTGGCCGAGGGCGCCGTCGTCACGGCCGCCGAGCACGCCGCGGGGACCGCGGCCTCGGGCACCGGTCTGGGCGGCACCGTGCCGCCGCAGGGCGTCCCCGCCCCGTCCGGACGGCGGGCCCGGCGTCCCGCCGACGACCAGCACGCACTGCCGCCGGCGCTGCCCGCGCCGTCCGGTGAGGCGGACCCGTCCGCCCCGGACGACCCGTCCCGGCCGACCGGACGCAGGCGGCGCGCCCTGGCCTCGGCGGCCGAACGCGCCGCGGCCCAGGAGGCCGGGCCCCGTCAGGTGTTCGCCCTGCCGCCCGCCGAGGCGGACCGGCCCGCCGGAGCGGCGGGCGGTGTCCGGCCGGTGGACGCTCCGGCGGCTCCGGCAACTCCGGTGGCTCCCGGGGCCGGGGGGCCGCAGGTGCCACAGGTGCCACAGAGCCCTCGCGGGCCTGTTCCGGCGGGTGCGGAGGGTCCGGCGGCGCCGGAGCCTTCCGCGTCGGCCGCGGCTCCTGGGGCCGACATCCCCGCTCAGGCGCGGGGCCACCGACCGGCGCACGGTACGGACGCCGCCGGGGCGGCCGGTGCGATGCCCTCCGGCGCGGGGGCTTCCGGCGCGGGTGCTTCCGGTGACGGTCAGGCCGGCGAGGGCCGGCACGACGCCGTACCGCACGATCAGTCCGTCGGGCACACCGCGCCGCAGCCGCATCCGGTGACCGATTCGACCGGCCGCCGTCGCCGGCCCGTGGCCGTGCCGCCGGGTGCTCCGGCCCCGGCCGTCCCGCCGGCCGGGACCCAGGGCCAGGGGGTCGCCGTTCCCGCGCAGGGCGTTCCGGTCCAGGACACCGCGGGCCGGGGTGTGCCGCTCGCGGCGCAGGGCGGCGCCGCCGCGCGGGCGACGGCCCGGACCACCGGCGAGGTCCCGGGACGGATCCCGGCCCCGATTCCGGGGCAGGCTCCGGAGCAGGCCCCGGGCCGCGTCCCGGGGCAGATTCCGGCTCCGGCCCCGGCATCGGCCGCGGTGCCCGGCCGGACACCGGAGCAGGCCGCGGAAGCGCCGTCCGCCGGGCAGGCGCAGCCGCAGGGCGGCCCCGCACCGACCCCACCGAATACGCCGACCGCACCGAACACGCCGACCGCACCGACCGCACCGACCACGACCGGACAGGCCGGACAGGCCGGACAGACGGCCGGGCAGACCGGGCAGACGGTGCGTCAGGCCGGCCTGCCCGCCCAGCAGTCCGGCACGATCGCCCAGCCCCTCCCGCAGCCCCAGGCCGCGTCCCGGCCGCCCCAGCAGGTGCCGGACGAGGCGGTCGCCGGCCGGCCCGCTCCCGCCGCGCAGGCCGTCCCCGTACCGCAGCCGTGGCCCGTCGCCGGTGAGACCCCGGTCCCCGGCACCCCCGTGCCGCCGGACGGCGCCGCGAACGCCGTACCCGCGCACGGCACCGCCGCCCCGGTACCGCCCGGCGAGGTCCCGCAGGAGTCCCGCGGGGCCGGTGCCGCCGCCCCCGTGCCGCCGGCCGCGCCGGTGCCCGTGCCGGGTGCGCCGCTCCCGGGGACGGCTCCGCTGCCGCCGGAGACCCCGCGGCCCGCGCAGCCGCTGCCCGCGGAGGCCGCGGTGCCGGTGGACCCGAACTCCACGCAGGGGCGCTCGATCAGCGTGCGCACGCTGGGCCAGGGCGTGCCGTTCACCCGGCAGGCCGCCCAGGTGCAGCAGCCGTCGGCCACGCCCGCGCCGCACCAGCCGGGCGGTTCGGGCCGTCGCCGCAAGCTGGGGACGCCGCCCGACCCGGCCGCCGCCCGGCCGGAGCAGGGTGCCCGGCCGCACCCGGCTGCCGAGCAGACGCCCGCGCAGCCGCGCACACCGGGGCAGCCGCAGCCGGGCGCTCCGGCGCCGGCGGGCCAGCCGCCCCGGCTCGCGCAGGCCAGTGAGGGCGCCGGACGGTCGTACGCCATAGGCGCACCCGACGAGAACGCCGCCGAGGGGCCCGAGCCGCTGGACGGTCCCGGCGGGGCCGTCGAGGTGGCGGACACCCCGCGTCCGCAGCCGCTGGACGACGAGCTGCCGCCGGAGCCGCTGGACAACCCGCGCCGGCTGCTGGTGTGGCCCGCGCCGGACGTGTCCACGCAGCAGGCGCTGAGCGACCGCGGCTACCGGCCGGTGATCGTGCACTCGCGCGAGGAGGTCGACGCGCAGATCGCGGCCTTCCCCGCCGCGCTGTTCGTCGACCCGCTGACCGGGCCGATCACGCGCACGGCGCTCCAGTCGCTGCGGCAGGCGGCGGTCGCGGCCGAGGTGCCGGTGCTGGTCACGGCCGGGCTCGGGCAGGCGTCACGGGACGCCGCCTACGGCGCCGACCCCGCGGTGCTGCTGAAGGCGCTCGCCCCGCGCGACAGCGAGCAGCACCCGCCGCGCGTGCTGCTCATCGAGGAGCACCCGGAGATTGCGCTGGCGCTGACCGCCACGCTGGAGCGGCGCGGGATGCACGTGGCGCGGGCGGCGAGCGACGCCGACGCGGTGGCGCTGGCGACGCAGTTCCGGCCGAACCTGGTGGTGATGGACCTGATGCGGGTGCACCGGCGCCAGGCCGGCATCGTGGACTGGCTGCGCGCGAACGGGCAGCTCAACCGCACCCCGCTGGTCGTCTACACGGCCGCCGTCGACCCGGCCGACCTGCCGCGCCTGGCCTCGGGCGAGACGGTGCTGTTCCTCGCGGAGCGGTCCACCAGCACCGAGGTGCAGTCGCGGATCGTCGACCTGCTGGCCCGGATCGGCACCAACTAG